In one Paracoccus everestensis genomic region, the following are encoded:
- a CDS encoding porin — protein sequence MKKALIASTALVLTAGVAAADVTISGYGRTGVQYYEDGVLNSFDPVLGEGNETQVISRLRMNIDAATSTDQGVDFGARFRIQWDQGNSSRGDNGVLNAGKLYVTSSGLTVEVGNVDTALDSSGLIYGSELGAFDRSVGGNALGAFFAYETSPYSDDDRLGIAAKYSLDDFTIRASYIDPDQTGLNEDFIADDPDTDEDEEFNAKEEFSILVQYAWNERLELEAGASLNGAGVDDHDVYFVGARYAVMENARIGLNWIDNGDAGSITGAVSGDPTNPNVIDDFGNTITLYGDYTLADGLTNIEAYIANNSGDWTQKETDNSFGIGVNYDLGGARLGASLQRDYQERVTADMGVRFDF from the coding sequence ATGAAAAAGGCTCTTATCGCCTCCACCGCACTGGTCCTGACGGCCGGTGTCGCTGCTGCCGACGTGACCATCTCGGGTTATGGCCGGACCGGCGTGCAATACTACGAAGACGGCGTTCTGAACAGCTTTGACCCCGTGCTTGGCGAGGGCAACGAAACCCAGGTCATCTCACGCCTGCGGATGAACATCGACGCCGCAACCTCGACCGACCAGGGCGTGGACTTCGGTGCCCGCTTCCGCATTCAGTGGGACCAAGGCAATAGCAGTCGTGGTGACAACGGCGTTCTTAATGCTGGCAAGCTATACGTGACCAGCAGCGGCCTGACTGTCGAGGTCGGAAACGTCGATACCGCCCTTGACTCCTCTGGGCTAATCTATGGCTCCGAACTCGGCGCTTTCGACCGCTCGGTCGGCGGCAACGCCTTGGGTGCTTTCTTCGCTTATGAAACCTCGCCTTACAGCGATGATGACCGCTTGGGTATCGCAGCAAAATACTCGCTGGACGATTTCACCATTCGCGCCTCGTACATCGACCCCGACCAGACCGGCCTGAACGAAGACTTCATTGCCGATGATCCGGATACCGATGAAGATGAAGAATTCAACGCCAAAGAAGAGTTCAGCATCCTGGTTCAGTATGCTTGGAATGAGCGTCTGGAGTTGGAAGCCGGTGCGTCTCTGAACGGCGCTGGCGTCGATGATCACGATGTTTATTTCGTCGGTGCTCGTTATGCCGTCATGGAAAACGCCCGCATTGGCTTGAACTGGATCGACAATGGCGACGCAGGCAGCATCACCGGTGCAGTCAGCGGTGATCCAACCAATCCGAACGTTATTGACGACTTCGGCAACACCATCACCCTTTATGGTGACTACACGCTGGCCGATGGTCTGACCAACATCGAAGCCTATATCGCCAACAACAGCGGCGACTGGACGCAGAAGGAAACCGACAATTCGTTCGGTATCGGCGTCAACTACGACCTGGGCGGTGCTCGTCTGGGCGCCTCGCTGCAGCGCGACTACCAAGAGCGCGTGACCGCCGACATGGGCGTGCGCTTCGACTTCTGA
- a CDS encoding DUF3576 domain-containing protein: MKTAHAARLVIAGLLCGGLAACGGGGPNAGPQESADMRPEVRRTTIWDVFEGSENPNTTVGVNKYLWNASLEVLNFLPVQTVDPFTGVIQTGYGTPPGGGRSYRATIKIADPALDARSLKLSLQGPGSAAIEPGTVRAVEDAILTRARQLRIQDGRL, translated from the coding sequence ATGAAAACCGCACACGCCGCGCGCTTGGTGATCGCAGGGCTTCTTTGCGGGGGATTAGCTGCATGTGGGGGTGGCGGACCAAATGCCGGACCGCAAGAGAGCGCCGACATGCGCCCCGAGGTGCGGCGCACGACGATCTGGGATGTCTTTGAAGGATCCGAGAACCCGAACACCACCGTCGGCGTGAACAAGTACCTGTGGAACGCCAGCCTCGAAGTGCTGAACTTCCTGCCCGTGCAGACGGTCGATCCCTTTACCGGCGTGATCCAGACCGGATATGGCACGCCCCCCGGCGGCGGGCGGTCCTATCGCGCGACGATCAAGATCGCCGATCCGGCACTGGACGCGCGCAGCCTTAAGCTGTCGTTGCAAGGCCCCGGCAGCGCGGCAATCGAGCCGGGCACCGTGCGCGCCGTGGAAGACGCGATCCTGACCCGCGCGCGGCAGTTGCGCATCCAGGACGGGCGGCTGTAG
- the leuS gene encoding leucine--tRNA ligase: protein MPYDPSSSESRWQQAWADAGSFTATRDERPKYYVLEMFPYPSGRIHMGHVRNYTMGDVVARFKRAQGFSVLHPMGWDAFGMPAENAAMEQGGHPRDWTYANIATMKKQLKPLGLSIDWSREFATCDDDYVHQQQAMFLDMLEAGLITRKSAQVNWDPVDMTVLANEQVIDGKGWRSGAPVERRELTQWFFRISEYSEELLAALDGLTGWPEKVRLMQSNWIGKSRGLQFRFETVDAPEEFAAIEVYTTRPDTLMGASFVALSPDHPLVKDLAAADPKVAAFVEECRRIGTTEEAIETAPKLGFDTGLTVKHPLDEGWHLPIWIGNFVLMDYGTGAIFGSPAHDERDHEFATKYGLPIRATFGERGMTLDQADAMVAKAPYVPLKSETVTYVRGFSGAADQTGEAAVDAAIAHAEANGYGEGVTKFRLRDWGISRQRYWGCPIPVLHCDRCGTVPEAKENLPVLLPQDVTFDVPGNPLDRHPSWRKATCPKCGGAARRETDTMDTFVDSSWYYARFTSPHASTPTDRADADYWMNVDQYIGGIEHAILHLLYSRFFARAMVKTGHLPESAKEPFDALFTQGMVTHEIYKTSDERGRPVYHLPEDVTDGKLADGTEVEIIPSAKMSKSKKNVVDPVNIVQSFGADTARWFMLSDSPPERDVEWTAAGAEAANKFLGRVWRLADEAGDGGDDPDLTRAAHRAINDVTKAIEGFAFNKAVAKIYELANAVGKSKAGGEARHATLRIMAQLMGPMVPHLAEDVWAMAGGQGLLVDAPWPKADPAMLEDDTVTLPIQINGKRRAEISVAKDMPKDQIEALVLADETVRKFLEGAAPKKLIVVPGRIVNVVA from the coding sequence ATGCCTTATGATCCCTCCAGCAGCGAATCCCGGTGGCAGCAGGCCTGGGCCGACGCCGGCAGCTTCACCGCGACCCGCGACGAGCGGCCGAAATACTATGTGCTGGAAATGTTCCCCTATCCGTCGGGGCGCATCCACATGGGCCATGTGCGCAACTACACGATGGGCGACGTGGTGGCACGCTTCAAGCGTGCGCAGGGGTTCAGCGTGCTGCACCCGATGGGCTGGGACGCCTTCGGGATGCCTGCGGAAAACGCCGCGATGGAACAGGGCGGCCATCCGCGCGACTGGACCTATGCCAACATCGCCACGATGAAGAAGCAGTTGAAGCCGTTGGGCCTGTCGATCGACTGGTCCCGCGAATTCGCCACCTGCGACGACGATTACGTCCACCAGCAACAGGCGATGTTCCTGGATATGCTGGAGGCCGGATTGATCACCCGCAAGTCGGCCCAGGTGAACTGGGATCCGGTGGACATGACGGTGCTGGCCAACGAGCAGGTGATCGACGGCAAGGGCTGGCGGTCGGGCGCCCCGGTTGAGCGGCGCGAGCTGACGCAGTGGTTCTTCCGCATCTCGGAGTATTCCGAGGAGTTGCTGGCGGCCCTGGACGGGCTGACCGGCTGGCCGGAAAAGGTGCGGCTGATGCAGTCGAACTGGATCGGCAAGTCGCGCGGGCTGCAGTTCCGGTTCGAAACGGTGGACGCCCCCGAGGAATTCGCCGCGATCGAGGTTTATACCACCCGCCCCGACACGCTGATGGGCGCCAGCTTCGTGGCGCTGTCGCCCGATCATCCGCTGGTCAAGGATCTGGCCGCCGCCGATCCCAAGGTCGCGGCCTTTGTCGAGGAATGCCGCCGCATCGGCACGACCGAGGAAGCCATCGAAACCGCGCCCAAGCTGGGCTTCGACACCGGCCTGACTGTCAAACATCCGCTGGACGAAGGCTGGCACCTGCCGATCTGGATCGGAAATTTTGTGCTGATGGATTACGGCACCGGCGCGATCTTCGGATCGCCCGCCCATGACGAGCGCGACCACGAATTCGCCACGAAATACGGGCTGCCGATCCGCGCGACCTTCGGCGAACGCGGCATGACGCTGGACCAGGCCGACGCGATGGTCGCCAAGGCGCCCTATGTGCCGCTGAAATCCGAAACCGTCACCTATGTGCGCGGCTTCAGCGGCGCGGCCGACCAGACCGGAGAGGCCGCAGTGGACGCGGCCATCGCCCATGCCGAGGCCAATGGCTATGGCGAGGGGGTGACCAAGTTCCGCCTGCGGGACTGGGGCATTTCCCGCCAGCGATACTGGGGCTGCCCGATCCCTGTCCTGCATTGCGACCGCTGCGGCACGGTGCCCGAGGCCAAGGAGAACCTGCCCGTCCTGCTGCCCCAGGATGTCACCTTCGATGTGCCCGGCAACCCGCTGGACCGCCACCCGAGCTGGCGCAAGGCCACCTGCCCGAAATGCGGGGGCGCGGCGCGGCGCGAGACGGACACGATGGACACCTTCGTCGACTCGTCCTGGTATTACGCGCGCTTCACCAGCCCCCATGCGTCGACGCCCACCGACCGGGCCGACGCCGATTACTGGATGAACGTGGACCAGTATATCGGCGGGATCGAACACGCGATCCTGCACCTGCTGTATTCGCGCTTCTTCGCCCGCGCGATGGTCAAGACCGGGCATCTGCCGGAAAGCGCGAAGGAGCCTTTCGATGCGCTGTTCACGCAAGGGATGGTGACGCACGAGATCTACAAGACGAGTGACGAGCGCGGCCGTCCGGTCTATCACCTGCCCGAGGACGTGACGGACGGCAAGCTGGCCGACGGCACCGAGGTCGAGATCATCCCCTCCGCCAAGATGTCGAAGTCCAAGAAGAACGTCGTCGATCCGGTCAACATCGTGCAAAGCTTCGGCGCCGATACCGCCCGCTGGTTCATGCTGTCCGACAGCCCGCCCGAACGCGACGTGGAATGGACCGCCGCCGGGGCCGAGGCTGCCAACAAGTTCCTGGGCCGTGTCTGGCGTCTGGCCGACGAGGCGGGCGACGGCGGGGACGATCCCGACCTGACCCGCGCCGCGCATCGGGCGATCAACGACGTGACCAAGGCCATCGAGGGCTTTGCCTTCAACAAGGCGGTCGCCAAGATCTATGAACTGGCCAATGCCGTCGGCAAGTCGAAGGCCGGCGGCGAGGCCCGCCACGCCACCTTGCGGATCATGGCGCAGCTGATGGGGCCGATGGTGCCGCACCTGGCCGAAGATGTCTGGGCGATGGCGGGCGGGCAGGGTCTGCTGGTCGATGCGCCCTGGCCCAAGGCGGATCCGGCCATGCTGGAGGACGATACGGTCACCCTGCCGATCCAGATCAACGGCAAGCGTCGGGCCGAGATCAGCGTCGCCAAGGACATGCCCAAGGACCAGATCGAGGCGCTGGTGCTGGCCGACGAAACCGTGCGCAAGTTCCTGGAAGGCGCGGCGCCGAAAAAGCTGATCGTCGTGCCGGGGCGGATCGTCAATGTGGTCGCCTGA
- the lptE gene encoding LPS assembly lipoprotein LptE, producing the protein MWSPDLNRRAALLGLLAVSACGLTPVYGPNGAGQRLFGKVRPRDPETYQDFAFNRRLGERLGGEGTDYDLDYRITVGVVPQAITTDEVTNRYSLNGTADFVLTDRAGRVMAQGRVSNFTSYSTTGTTIATLSAEGDARSRLAEMLADQVVTRLLAASAQLPE; encoded by the coding sequence ATGTGGTCGCCTGACCTGAACCGCCGCGCAGCCCTGCTGGGGCTGCTGGCGGTGTCTGCCTGCGGGCTGACGCCGGTCTATGGCCCGAACGGGGCAGGCCAGCGGCTGTTCGGCAAGGTCCGCCCGCGTGACCCCGAGACCTATCAGGATTTCGCCTTCAACCGCCGCTTGGGCGAGCGGCTGGGCGGCGAGGGGACGGATTACGACCTGGATTACCGCATCACTGTGGGCGTGGTCCCGCAGGCGATCACCACGGACGAGGTCACGAACCGCTATTCGTTGAACGGGACGGCGGATTTCGTGCTGACCGACCGCGCCGGGCGGGTCATGGCGCAGGGACGGGTCAGCAACTTCACCTCTTATTCCACCACCGGCACCACCATCGCCACGCTGTCCGCCGAGGGCGACGCCCGGTCCCGGCTGGCCGAGATGCTGGCCGATCAGGTTGTCACGCGTTTGCTGGCGGCATCCGCGCAACTGCCGGAATGA
- the holA gene encoding DNA polymerase III subunit delta, which yields MILKGAEIARYLARPDPSRPALLIYGQDAMRVAMKRAEAVKALVGEKADEEMRLTRLPGASLRKDPAQLLDAVKEVGFFPGPRVVLVEDTPDAAANAVRAALLDWNPGDAAMVVTAGALGKSSALRKLFEPHPTAVTAPIYDDPPGEDEVARWMADAGLRQVPPAAMKEMMVLARALDPGDLRQTIEKIGLYKHGDPVPLAVEEIALMAPATIEADLDELIHIVAERREAEFGAMMRRIEGQGINPVTLCIAALRHFRVLHGAAADPAGPGVALSRARPPVFGPRRDRMARQAQAWGMGPLEEAVQSLLDCDLTLRSSTRAPQMALVERALIRLTMTPRGRR from the coding sequence ATGATCCTGAAGGGCGCTGAAATCGCGCGCTATCTGGCGCGGCCCGATCCGTCGCGCCCGGCACTGCTGATCTATGGTCAGGACGCGATGCGCGTGGCGATGAAGCGGGCCGAGGCGGTCAAGGCCCTGGTGGGCGAAAAGGCAGACGAGGAGATGCGCCTGACCCGCCTGCCCGGCGCAAGCCTGCGCAAGGATCCCGCGCAACTGCTGGACGCGGTCAAGGAGGTGGGCTTTTTCCCCGGACCGCGCGTGGTACTCGTCGAGGATACGCCGGATGCCGCCGCCAATGCGGTGCGCGCAGCCCTGCTGGACTGGAATCCGGGCGACGCGGCGATGGTGGTGACGGCGGGGGCCTTGGGCAAGTCGTCCGCCCTACGAAAGCTGTTCGAACCGCACCCGACCGCCGTGACCGCGCCCATCTATGACGACCCGCCGGGCGAGGACGAGGTCGCGCGGTGGATGGCGGATGCCGGGTTGCGCCAGGTGCCGCCCGCCGCAATGAAGGAGATGATGGTGCTGGCCCGCGCATTGGATCCGGGTGACCTGCGCCAGACGATCGAGAAGATCGGGCTTTACAAGCACGGCGACCCCGTCCCCCTTGCGGTCGAGGAAATCGCCCTCATGGCCCCTGCCACCATCGAGGCGGATCTGGACGAGTTGATCCACATCGTCGCCGAACGCCGTGAAGCCGAGTTCGGGGCGATGATGCGCCGGATCGAGGGGCAGGGCATCAATCCGGTGACGCTGTGCATTGCCGCCTTGCGCCATTTTCGCGTCCTGCACGGGGCCGCCGCCGATCCCGCCGGGCCGGGCGTGGCCTTGTCGCGGGCGCGCCCGCCGGTCTTTGGCCCGCGCCGCGACCGGATGGCCCGGCAAGCGCAGGCTTGGGGCATGGGGCCGCTGGAGGAAGCAGTGCAGTCGCTGCTGGATTGCGACCTGACGTTGCGCAGTTCGACCCGCGCGCCGCAGATGGCCCTGGTCGAACGCGCGCTGATCCGGCTGACGATGACACCCCGGGGACGGCGGTGA
- a CDS encoding BaiN/RdsA family NAD(P)/FAD-dependent oxidoreductase, giving the protein MTETVDALVIGAGPAGLMAAEALMAPGRTVVVAEAMPTPARKFLMAGKSGLNLTKDEPFEAFAQRFRVGTGALPRTPRYLHEEESRFGPAEVMAWARGLGIELFTGSTGRVFPVGMKASPLLRAWLSRLRGGGVDLRTRWRWIGEGFRFQTPDGLRVIQPRVAVLALGGASWPRLGSDGAWVPWLRAAGVGVAPFRPANMGFRVAWSPPMARHSGAAVKGTAVTAGDLVSRGEWIVGRQGIEGGGIYEVSAALREGASGHVDLAPDLDHGTLAARFFRPKGKLSLGNWLRRVLDDPVKVALLLEWGKPLPADPAGWAVRTKALPMRHEGPMGIETAISSAGGVMWDSLDPGQELRALPNVFVAGEMLDWEAPTGGYLLTACLGSGLHAGRAAASRLATGTAPDPVRA; this is encoded by the coding sequence GTGACGGAAACCGTCGATGCGCTGGTCATCGGCGCAGGACCGGCCGGGCTGATGGCGGCAGAAGCCCTGATGGCGCCAGGCCGCACCGTGGTGGTGGCCGAAGCGATGCCCACGCCCGCGCGCAAGTTCCTGATGGCAGGAAAATCCGGGCTGAACCTGACAAAGGACGAGCCGTTCGAGGCGTTTGCGCAAAGGTTCAGGGTCGGCACCGGGGCGCTGCCCCGGACCCCGAGATATTTGCATGAAGAAGAAAGCCGGTTCGGCCCTGCCGAGGTGATGGCCTGGGCGCGGGGGTTGGGGATAGAGCTGTTCACCGGGTCAACGGGCCGGGTGTTTCCGGTGGGGATGAAGGCCTCGCCGCTGCTTCGGGCCTGGCTTTCACGGCTGCGCGGGGGCGGGGTCGATCTGCGGACCCGCTGGCGGTGGATCGGCGAGGGCTTCCGGTTCCAGACACCGGACGGGCTGCGGGTTATCCAGCCGCGCGTGGCCGTACTGGCGCTTGGGGGGGCGAGTTGGCCCCGGCTGGGATCGGACGGGGCTTGGGTGCCGTGGTTGCGGGCGGCAGGGGTGGGCGTGGCGCCGTTCCGGCCTGCGAACATGGGGTTTCGCGTGGCCTGGTCCCCGCCCATGGCACGGCATTCCGGGGCGGCGGTCAAGGGCACCGCAGTGACAGCGGGCGATCTGGTCAGCCGGGGCGAATGGATCGTCGGCAGACAGGGGATCGAGGGCGGCGGGATCTATGAGGTCTCGGCCGCGCTGCGGGAGGGTGCGTCGGGTCATGTGGATTTGGCGCCGGACCTGGATCATGGGACGCTGGCGGCGCGATTCTTCCGGCCCAAGGGAAAGCTGTCACTGGGCAACTGGCTGCGCCGGGTGCTGGACGATCCGGTCAAGGTCGCGCTGCTGCTGGAATGGGGCAAGCCCTTGCCTGCGGATCCCGCGGGATGGGCGGTGCGGACCAAGGCCTTGCCCATGCGTCACGAAGGGCCGATGGGGATCGAGACCGCGATTTCCTCTGCGGGGGGCGTCATGTGGGATTCGCTGGACCCCGGTCAGGAACTGCGCGCCCTGCCCAATGTCTTTGTCGCGGGCGAGATGCTAGACTGGGAAGCGCCGACCGGCGGCTATCTTCTGACCGCCTGCCTGGGCAGCGGGTTGCACGCGGGACGGGCAGCCGCGTCGCGGCTTGCGACCGGAACAGCCCCTGATCCTGTCCGCGCTTGA
- a CDS encoding PaaI family thioesterase — translation MNDDHTRRDADDQPEFAIHIGARLVSATPERVEFEMPVTQALANRNGVLHGGAIMGLADNAGGTGTFLNLPEGKTTTTLESKTNFLRPIRLGDTARAVSLPLHIGRTTQIWQTTITRGDGKTAAIVTQTQVVIDWKD, via the coding sequence ATGAACGACGACCACACCAGGCGCGATGCCGACGACCAGCCGGAATTCGCCATTCACATCGGCGCGCGGCTGGTCAGTGCCACGCCCGAGCGGGTCGAATTCGAGATGCCGGTGACGCAGGCGCTGGCCAACCGCAACGGCGTGCTGCATGGCGGTGCGATCATGGGCCTAGCCGACAATGCAGGCGGCACCGGCACCTTCCTGAACCTGCCCGAGGGCAAGACCACGACCACGCTGGAAAGCAAGACCAACTTCCTGCGCCCGATCCGGCTGGGCGATACGGCCCGTGCCGTCAGCCTGCCCCTGCATATCGGGCGGACTACCCAGATCTGGCAGACCACCATCACCCGGGGCGACGGCAAGACCGCCGCCATCGTCACCCAGACGCAGGTGGTCATCGACTGGAAGGACTAG
- a CDS encoding transglycosylase SLT domain-containing protein — protein sequence MNRLLKLAIVGLVASCGGGNNYSAPRQLDNACAIVAERPAYYRAMKATERKWGIPIHVQMAAIHQESKFIGDARTPHQYALGVIPIGRQSSAFGYSQALDGTWEEYQKETGNRRAKRDNIRHATDFMGWYMHNSTRRLGISKWDATGQYLAYHEGRSGFARQSYLGKPWLVRVAAQVGQRAQMYRAQLLSCRKA from the coding sequence ATGAACAGGCTTCTGAAACTCGCGATTGTCGGGCTGGTCGCGTCATGCGGCGGCGGCAACAATTACTCGGCGCCGCGCCAGTTGGACAACGCCTGCGCCATCGTGGCCGAACGGCCCGCCTATTACCGGGCGATGAAGGCCACTGAACGCAAATGGGGCATTCCCATCCATGTGCAGATGGCGGCGATCCACCAGGAATCGAAGTTCATCGGCGACGCCCGGACCCCGCATCAATACGCGCTCGGGGTGATTCCCATCGGCCGCCAGTCCAGTGCCTTCGGCTATTCCCAAGCCCTGGACGGGACATGGGAGGAATACCAGAAGGAAACCGGCAATCGCCGCGCCAAGCGCGACAACATCCGCCATGCCACCGATTTCATGGGCTGGTACATGCACAACTCCACCCGCCGCCTCGGTATTTCGAAATGGGACGCGACGGGGCAATACCTGGCCTATCACGAGGGCCGGTCGGGATTTGCGCGCCAGTCCTATCTGGGCAAGCCCTGGCTGGTGCGGGTGGCAGCCCAGGTCGGGCAGCGGGCGCAGATGTATCGCGCGCAACTGTTGTCCTGCCGAAAGGCCTGA
- the glpK gene encoding glycerol kinase GlpK — protein MTILAMDQGTTSSRAVVFNDDLQVQATAQHEFPQHFPHSGWVEHDPNDIWTSSAGTARAAIEKAGAARIDAIGITNQRETVVIWDRQTGQPIHRAIVWQDRRTADICDRLRNDGAEDQVTDTTGLLLDPYFSATKIAWLLDHVDGARDRATAGELAFGTIDSFLIWKLTGGRSHVTDATNASRTLLYDIRKGCWSDEMCRLFGIPPELLPEVKDSADDFGTTRPDLFGREIPIAGVAGDQQAATVGQACFQPGMMKATYGTGCFALLNTGDQAVRSQNRLLTTIAYRLDGRTTFALEGSIFIAGAVVQWLRDGLKLIREAKETQPLSETADNSQAIIMVPAFTGLGAPHWAPNARGAVFGLTRNTGPAEFARAALESVGFQTRDLLQAMQADWPQAGDAVLRVDGGMTASEPAMQFLADILGAPVDRPANTETTAQGAAWLAGYRADLCPSPDEYAKAWQLDRRFEPQMTDKDRDRRYSAWQRAVQAVLSV, from the coding sequence ATGACGATTCTGGCAATGGATCAGGGAACGACGTCGTCGCGCGCGGTCGTCTTCAACGACGACTTGCAGGTGCAGGCCACGGCCCAGCACGAGTTTCCGCAGCATTTTCCCCATTCGGGCTGGGTCGAACACGACCCGAACGACATCTGGACCAGCAGCGCCGGAACCGCCCGCGCCGCCATCGAAAAGGCAGGCGCCGCCCGGATCGACGCCATCGGCATCACCAACCAGCGCGAAACCGTGGTGATCTGGGACCGCCAGACCGGCCAGCCCATCCATCGCGCCATCGTCTGGCAGGACCGCCGCACCGCCGACATCTGCGACCGGCTGCGCAACGACGGGGCCGAGGATCAGGTCACGGACACCACCGGCTTGTTGCTGGATCCCTATTTCAGCGCGACCAAGATCGCCTGGCTTCTGGATCATGTGGACGGTGCCCGCGACCGCGCCACGGCGGGCGAGCTGGCCTTCGGCACCATCGACAGCTTCCTGATCTGGAAGCTGACCGGCGGGCGATCCCATGTCACCGATGCCACCAATGCCAGCCGCACCCTGCTGTACGACATCCGCAAGGGCTGCTGGTCCGACGAGATGTGCCGCCTGTTCGGCATCCCCCCCGAACTGCTGCCCGAGGTCAAGGACAGCGCCGATGACTTCGGCACCACGCGCCCCGACCTGTTCGGCCGCGAAATCCCCATCGCCGGGGTCGCGGGCGACCAGCAGGCCGCGACCGTCGGACAGGCCTGCTTTCAGCCGGGGATGATGAAGGCAACCTATGGCACCGGCTGTTTTGCGCTTTTGAACACCGGCGACCAGGCGGTCCGGTCGCAGAACCGGTTGCTGACCACCATCGCCTATCGCCTGGACGGCAGGACCACCTTTGCCCTGGAAGGGTCGATCTTCATCGCGGGGGCGGTGGTGCAATGGCTGCGCGACGGGCTGAAACTGATCCGCGAGGCCAAGGAAACGCAGCCGCTGTCCGAAACGGCCGACAACAGCCAGGCAATCATCATGGTCCCGGCCTTTACCGGACTTGGCGCTCCGCATTGGGCACCCAATGCGCGGGGCGCGGTCTTTGGCCTGACCCGCAACACCGGCCCTGCCGAATTTGCCCGCGCAGCTCTGGAGAGCGTCGGTTTTCAGACCCGGGACCTGTTGCAGGCGATGCAGGCCGACTGGCCCCAGGCGGGGGATGCGGTGCTGCGCGTCGATGGCGGCATGACCGCCAGCGAACCGGCCATGCAGTTCCTGGCCGACATCCTGGGGGCGCCGGTGGACCGGCCCGCGAATACCGAAACCACGGCCCAAGGTGCCGCCTGGCTGGCGGGATATCGTGCGGACCTGTGCCCCTCGCCCGACGAATACGCAAAGGCATGGCAGCTTGACCGCCGCTTCGAGCCGCAGATGACGGACAAGGACCGGGATCGGCGATACTCCGCTTGGCAAAGGGCGGTGCAGGCCGTGCTGTCGGTCTGA
- a CDS encoding winged helix-turn-helix domain-containing protein, which translates to MDRDGPRIKLRLEYDVPLVLGPGKAQLLHLIGQHGSISAAGRQMGMSYKRAWSLVEEMNGAFALPLVDSSRGGTGGGGARITATGQAVLRHYESLERLLTDKGAADLAAIGALMKGDDT; encoded by the coding sequence ATGGATAGGGACGGCCCCCGGATCAAGCTGCGGCTGGAATATGATGTGCCGCTGGTGCTGGGACCGGGCAAGGCGCAGCTTTTGCATCTGATCGGGCAGCACGGCTCCATCTCGGCCGCCGGGCGGCAGATGGGGATGAGCTATAAGCGCGCCTGGTCCCTGGTCGAGGAGATGAATGGGGCCTTTGCCCTGCCGCTGGTGGACAGCAGCCGGGGCGGCACGGGCGGCGGCGGGGCCAGGATCACGGCGACTGGCCAGGCGGTGCTGCGCCATTACGAATCACTGGAACGATTGCTGACCGACAAGGGGGCGGCCGATCTGGCTGCCATCGGCGCGCTGATGAAAGGGGACGATACATGA